One Candidatus Poribacteria bacterium DNA window includes the following coding sequences:
- a CDS encoding glucose 1-dehydrogenase, which produces MKVELEGKVAIVTGGANGIGRSTVDALVDNGAQVAIVDIDTQAGMKTVEEVKESGGNCLFVEGNVSDAAQMEDIAARIAAHFGKIEILINNAGINTRSDRVPIHQYTLEDWHRILEIDLTGVFATSRAVIPYILDTHSTSGSENATGRIVNISSIAGLVPLRLQSAYVAAKAGVANLTRSMALELGPEGILVNAVAPGSTLTRGTEALFYGDDGAYTENAASLLSHIPLARPGQTTEIAAAVLFLVSPDASYINGTVLAVDGGWIAGYTRDW; this is translated from the coding sequence GTATTGGCCGCTCTACTGTAGATGCGTTGGTTGACAATGGCGCGCAGGTGGCAATCGTTGACATTGACACGCAAGCAGGCATGAAAACCGTTGAGGAGGTTAAAGAAAGCGGGGGGAACTGTCTGTTTGTGGAAGGTAACGTCTCAGACGCAGCGCAGATGGAGGATATCGCTGCTCGGATTGCAGCACATTTCGGTAAAATTGAAATTTTAATAAATAATGCCGGAATTAACACACGAAGTGATAGGGTGCCGATTCATCAGTACACCTTAGAGGACTGGCATCGGATCTTGGAAATAGACCTCACAGGTGTTTTTGCGACGAGTCGCGCTGTCATTCCATATATCTTGGATACGCACAGCACGTCTGGCTCCGAAAACGCGACGGGACGTATTGTCAACATCAGTTCTATTGCTGGACTGGTACCGCTCCGTTTACAGAGTGCTTACGTTGCGGCGAAAGCAGGGGTTGCGAATCTGACGCGTTCAATGGCGTTGGAACTTGGACCCGAAGGGATACTCGTGAATGCTGTTGCCCCCGGTTCTACCTTGACGCGTGGCACGGAGGCACTCTTTTACGGAGATGACGGCGCGTACACGGAAAACGCCGCGAGCCTGCTATCGCATATTCCGCTCGCAAGACCCGGACAAACGACTGAAATTGCAGCAGCAGTGCTTTTCCTCGTCTCACCAGATGCGAGTTATATTAATGGAACTGTCCTCGCAGTAGACGGTGGTTGGATCGCCGGTTATACGAGAGACTGGTAA
- a CDS encoding cupin domain-containing protein codes for MAKITMFKGYQGEPPIPKPAHQVQANVVTVQDGVPVKYSGCDGIGVRVVHPANPNAPAQNLGLVVFFVPPHVVLEPGSHHTEECYVILKGKGVMTLAGEKIPVEAGTFIHLPPWCEHGIENTGDESMEVLICTSPPNP; via the coding sequence ATGGCAAAGATTACTATGTTTAAAGGGTATCAAGGGGAACCTCCTATTCCGAAACCAGCACATCAGGTACAAGCGAATGTTGTCACCGTCCAAGACGGTGTGCCTGTCAAGTATTCGGGCTGTGATGGGATCGGTGTTCGAGTCGTGCATCCTGCCAATCCGAACGCGCCTGCACAAAACTTGGGCTTAGTCGTGTTTTTTGTGCCACCACACGTCGTTCTTGAACCGGGAAGCCATCATACCGAGGAATGCTACGTGATTCTAAAAGGGAAAGGCGTGATGACACTCGCTGGTGAAAAGATCCCTGTTGAAGCGGGAACGTTCATTCATCTCCCTCCGTGGTGTGAACATGGCATCGAAAATACGGGCGATGAGTCTATGGAGGTATTGATTTGTACATCCCCACCGAATCCGTAA